In a genomic window of Ranitomeya imitator isolate aRanImi1 chromosome 5, aRanImi1.pri, whole genome shotgun sequence:
- the LOC138680781 gene encoding phospholipid scramblase 3-like: MVIRVFSSSNALLGFVQQRWSLFSPSLSVHDSEGRRRMDIRGPWSVARCHSDQEFQVTSVEGQKIAIIWKRWPGFNEEHNMDHDFFGLDISASISPTDKALLLSATFLLNFMFFEMS; encoded by the exons ATGGTCATCCGAGTATTCTCCTCATCTAATGCGCTCCTAGGCTTTGTCCAACAGAG ATGGAGCTTGTTTAGTCCAAGTCTCTCGGTGCATGACTCGGAGGGAAGGAGAAGAATGGACATTCGCGGCCCCTGGAGTGTGGCCCGCTGTCACTCAGACCAGGAATTCCAG GTGACATCAGTGGAAGGTCAGAAGATTGCCATCATATGGAAGAGGTGGCCAGGTTTTAATGAAGAGCATAACATGGATCATGACTTCTTTGGCCTTGACA TTTCAGCTTCCATTAGTCCCACAGACAAGGCTCTCCTGTTGTCAGCAACATTTCTGCTG AACTTCATGTTTTTTGAGATGAGCTGA